ACGCCTTGGTCACTCTGGATCTGGAGACCGCCATGGAAGAGGCGGGCCGAGCCGACGATCGCCGGGCGCGTGGCGAAACGCTGGGCCTGCTGCACGGCCTGCCCATCGTGCACAAGGACTGCTTCCTGACACGCGGCATGCGCACCACGCAGGGCTCTCCGCTCTACCGTGACCACGTTCCCGCGGTCAGCAGCCTGCTGGTGCAGCGCCAGCAGGCGGCCGGCGCCATCACGCTGGGCAAGAGCAACATTCCCGAATTCTGTGCGGGCTCGCACACGGTCAACACCCTTTTTGGTGCAACGCGCAATCCCTATGACCTGAGCCGGTCGGCCGGCGGCAGCAGCGGCGGTGCAGCGGCCGCGCTGGCATGCGGCATGACGGCATTGGCCGACGGCAGTGACATGGGCGGCTCGCTGCGCAACCCGGCTTCCTTCTGCAACGTGGTGGGACTGCGCCCTTCGCCGGGGCGGGTGCCGCAGTGGCCGTCGCTCAATCCGAACAATGCGCTGACGGTGGTCGGGCCGATGGGCCGGACCGTCGCCGACGTCGCCTTGCTGCTGGCCGCCATGGCCGGGCCGGATGCGCGGGATCCGCTGTCCATCGAGCAGGACCCAGCGGCCTTCCTGGGTTCGCTGGAGCGCGACGTGGCCGGCACCCGTGTCGCCTTTGCACCCACCTGGGACGGCCTGCCGGTCGATCCGGCCGTGCGGCGGGTGATCGAGGCGCAGGTGCCGGTGCTCGAAGCCATGGGCGCCCGTGTAGAGCAAGCCTCCCCGGACTTCTCCCAGGCCGACCATGCGTTCCAGACGCTGCGCGGCGTGGCCTTCGAACTGGCTTACGGTGAGCTCGCCGACCGGCATCCGGAGGCCTTCAAGCAGGCGATCCACTGGAACATCGGCGTGGGCCGCAGCGCTGGGGGCGTCGACGTCGCCCGCGCCGAAAGAGCCCGCGCTGCGCTGTTTCAGCAGATGCACGGCTTCATGCAGGACCACGACTTCCTGATCGGCCCGGTCAGCCAGGTCGCACCGTTTCCGGTGGAGTGGGAATCCGTGCACGAAATCGACGGCACGCCGATGCACCACTACATCGACTGGATGCGCTCGGGCTACTACCTGTCGGTCACCGGTCACCCCGCCATCTCGGTTCCCTGCGGCTTTACCGACGACGGCCTGCCGGTTGGCCTGCAGATCGTTGGCCGCTACCGCCAGGAGCGTGCGCTGCTCGAATTCGCCCATGCCTTCGAGCAAGCGGTCCCGTGCCGCGATCGCCGGCCGCCGCTGCTTTCCAGATCCTGAATTTTCGATTTCCGTCCCGTCCGTCAACCAACCTTCTTCATTACTGGAGTCTTCGCATGAAAAAACTCATCAGCACCGCCCTGGCCGCTTTGGCCGTCGTCGGCGCCGCGCCCGTCCTGGCCGACACCTATCCGTCCAGGCCGGTGACGCTGATCGCGCCGTTCCCGCCCGGCGGCTCGACAGACGTGCTGGCGCGCATCCTCGCCACCCGCCTGGGTGCCCGTCTGGGCCAGCCGGTGGTGATCGAGAACAAGCCGGGCGCCAACGGCTCCATCGGCGCTTCGGCGGCAGCACGTGCCAAACCCGACGGCTACACCATCCTGCTGATGGGTGGTTCGTCGTACACGGTCAATTCGCTGCTCTACAAGAACATGGGCTACGACCCGCTGGCCAGCTACGAATACCTGGGCATCGCAGGTGGCACGCAACTGGTGATGCTCACCAACCCCACGACCGGCATCGCCAGCATCAAGGACGTGGTGACCAAGTCGGCCACGGAGCCCTTGAGCTTCGGCTCCTTCGGCACCGGCTCGCTGCCGCACATCGCCGGTGAATACTTCTCGCAGAAGACCGGCGCGAAGCTGGTGCACGTGCCCTACAAGGGCAGCGCCCCGGCCATGACCGACCTCATCGGCAACCAGATTCCGCTGACCATCGAGACCATGGTCGCGGCCATGCCGCAGATCCGGGGCGGCAAGGTCAAGCCGGTCGCGGTGCTCGGCGCCAAGCGCGCGGTGCAACTGCCCGACGTGCCGACCATGCAGGAAAGCGGCGTGTCGGACTTCGACTTCGAGACCTGGTTCGGCATCGT
The nucleotide sequence above comes from Xylophilus sp. GOD-11R. Encoded proteins:
- a CDS encoding amidase; its protein translation is MKPELCDRPATELRQEILDGHLSARELLATHIERIGQCNPSVNALVTLDLETAMEEAGRADDRRARGETLGLLHGLPIVHKDCFLTRGMRTTQGSPLYRDHVPAVSSLLVQRQQAAGAITLGKSNIPEFCAGSHTVNTLFGATRNPYDLSRSAGGSSGGAAAALACGMTALADGSDMGGSLRNPASFCNVVGLRPSPGRVPQWPSLNPNNALTVVGPMGRTVADVALLLAAMAGPDARDPLSIEQDPAAFLGSLERDVAGTRVAFAPTWDGLPVDPAVRRVIEAQVPVLEAMGARVEQASPDFSQADHAFQTLRGVAFELAYGELADRHPEAFKQAIHWNIGVGRSAGGVDVARAERARAALFQQMHGFMQDHDFLIGPVSQVAPFPVEWESVHEIDGTPMHHYIDWMRSGYYLSVTGHPAISVPCGFTDDGLPVGLQIVGRYRQERALLEFAHAFEQAVPCRDRRPPLLSRS
- a CDS encoding tripartite tricarboxylate transporter substrate binding protein; translation: MKKLISTALAALAVVGAAPVLADTYPSRPVTLIAPFPPGGSTDVLARILATRLGARLGQPVVIENKPGANGSIGASAAARAKPDGYTILLMGGSSYTVNSLLYKNMGYDPLASYEYLGIAGGTQLVMLTNPTTGIASIKDVVTKSATEPLSFGSFGTGSLPHIAGEYFSQKTGAKLVHVPYKGSAPAMTDLIGNQIPLTIETMVAAMPQIRGGKVKPVAVLGAKRAVQLPDVPTMQESGVSDFDFETWFGIVAPKGTPADVVDRLSRELKDMMAEKATHEALDAAGFDPRYSDARQFRDQVQRELKRNARIIEAAKIHAD